The genomic stretch ACCCTCCCAGCCACCGGTCAAAATAAAGGGTTTCACCGCTTCCCGGCATATATCTTTTATTATGTTTCAGATAAAGAGCTTTTGCGGTTGGCCAGTATGCGCTGATAACAGTTTCATCCTTGTTCCAGTCAGCAGAATTGAATCCCCTGACATCGTGATTTCCAAGGGTCATAATAATCTTGTCGTCAGAAACCGGCGAATACTGATCCATGATATTATAAATCCCACGATACTGGGCCTCTGTGCCGCTCTGTGTAAAATCACCCAGATTTAATACCCCCAGAGAGTCAGGAGCTATGGTTTTCATATCCTTTAACCCTGCAATGAAATTCACTGCATTGGTTTCCGACAGGTTATCAGATTTTATATGCACATCGGCTACCACCTGGAAACTGCAAAGCGGCTCGCTGCCTTCTAAAAATTTATTGTATTTTTCTTTCAGACTGCTGACGGCGGCCATAGCTGCGGCGGCTGTCATGCCCTCCAGTTCTTTTTCTACATTCTCAATTTCCTGCTCCATTCCACGGATCCCATCCAGAGAATACTGGGAACCCGGTTTGATGGAGGCCAGCTGTTTTTTCATTTGTTCCACTGCTGCCATCACTCCTTCTGCTTCATAAATTGTTTTTACGGTAGAGGCATTCATTGCCTTCTTGTACACCCGGAGCTCATCAACGGTACAGCCGCTCATGCCATAGCACCCTCTGCCATCGCCGCCTAAGATGAAGTCCAGTCCCGTATCAACAGATTTTCCTTTGTGCCCTGTCATAGATACAGACGAATATTTCTCTCCATCCAGATAAACCGTCATTTCGCCATCCCTGTCAAAGCTGCCGGCTACATGATGCCATTTGTCATCGTTTGCAGGGATTCCTTTTAATTCCACCCGGCTGTTTCCTGTTCCTGAAAAATTCATTCTCATATCCACATCACTGACATTATTAAAATTACCAAATGCCCACCCCGTATTGCTGCCGCTTATATAGTTTTTATTGGAAAGGATGGTACCGTTATTCTGCCCGTGATTTTCCGTCTTCAGCCAGAAGGACAGGGAAAAATCTTCCGTTCCAAATTTCAAATCCCCAGTCTGACCATAGGAAATATAATGGTCGGCTTTGGTGTTTGGCTGTCCGGCTTTGCTCCCGTTATCCACGGAAACGCCGTTTCCCCGGATCCCCTTTACAAAGACCGGCTGTCCGTAAATGATTCCATCATTTCCTCTTCCGGTCTGGTCTTTTACCCTGCTCCCGGATATACTGCTTTCATCAAAGGAAGAATGCATGACCAGCCCGTCATTTAAAACCGTTTCCAGAGCGTTTTGATCCGTATCAGACGCAGGATTCCCTGGTATAGGAGCTGCATAAATAAGAGTCTCCATAAGTATAGAACAAATCAGCGCCGCCCCGCATATTTTTTTCCATTTTACCTTCATAAGACCGCTTCCCCCAAATGGTCCCTGAAAGAGGGAAATCCCTCTTTCAGGTTAAATTATCACTGGACCCAGGCTCCGTTATCATCCACCCGATATCCGTCAGCCGTTGTGGTATTGGTACTAAGGGCTCCCATCGGTCTGCTTCCTCTTTCTCCAGTCTGATGTCCCCATTTGCCGTCTTCTGTTTTATGCCAGCCGGTTTCTCCCTGTGTAGCAGGGTTAAAGTAATACCAGATTCCATTGATAAGAATCCAGCCGGTTCCCATGGCGCCGGACTCATCAAGGTAATACCAGTACCCGTCTGATTCTTCTTTAACCCAGCCCGACTCCATGGAACCATTCTGGCTCAGCTTATACCATATGCCCTGATCCACGATCCATCCGGTCTGCATCATGCCGTCTTTATCGAACCGGTACCATGTTCCATTAATTTTTGCCCATTCATTGGAAGCATAGGTTTTGTCAGCCTTTAAAAATCTCCATGCCGTTTCATTGACCTTCTGCCATTGTCCGCTTATACCGGCCCCCGTCCTTTGAGAGGACGTGCCTCCTCCAGAGCTGCCGGAACCGCTTCCCTGGGAAGTCTCCTTTATCACCGTTATCTGGAAGACGTCTGTGAATACTTTAATGGCATTGTTGACCGCTGTACGATAAGTGATGATCACATCCTTTACCCCCGGCACCGAAGTGCTTACATCTGATATCTCATAGCCGTTTATGGCTTTTAATGAGCCATCACTATATACGGCGGCCACCTTTAGGCCGAAATGGCTGATTCGCTCTCCTGTTTTATATATAATTTGATTCGGTAATGTGATAATATTAATCCCTGTGATAATCCTGTTTTCCGTTCCCGAATTCCCGCTAAATTCCAGGCCTTCCAAAGCCTCTTTCAAATTGTCGTATGCCTGGTCTACTCGGTCCTGGTCGCCCTTTGTAAGCGTTTTATCCTTTAAAACAGACTTAGCTTCTGAAAGAGCATCTTTTAATACCCCATAGGACTCTTCGGTATAATCCTTCTTGTTCTTGGATTCCGCTATGAGCACCAGATCCCGGAGGGCGGAAGTATCAGGCTTTAAATTCTCTTCTGATTCCAGATACCAGATAGCCTCCATCAAATTGACATATGCCTTATGAACTTCTGATTCGGTTGCTTTCGTATTGATCAGTACGGAAGCAGCCTGGTTGAACGCCTTTATAAAGCGGTTTTTAGCTCCATCGGTCAGCTTATCCAATGCGCCTTGATTGACCAGATCCGCCGCTTCGGTATAAAGGACAAGGAGTGCATTCTTGTCTTCCGGTTCAATTATATTCACGGTTACCGCGGCAAACTTCTGATTCGGATTTTCAATTGTCTCATGGCCGGTAAGATCCAGATATCCGATGCAGGTATAGGAGAACACCTTTTCCGGGTCATAAGCATGATCGGGGAACCAGTATGCAATGGGTACTTCCGCTTCCTGCCCATTATCTAACAGTGCTGCTGCTGTCCCCGGAAGTCCCAGTTCCTCCCATGGCGTTCCAACCAGCTGGATGATCGGAGCAATATCCCTGACCGAGACAACTTTATGCATCGCCTCCATGACATAAACCGTACACCTTATGGGAAGCTTTACCCCATTTGCCTTCCCATACACCACAAAGCTTCCCTCGCTCTGGTAATTTGCAGAATCAATGCTGTTCCATTCCACGGTCACATTCTTCTGTTCTCCGCTCGAGTAACTGACTGATACCGTCTCCGGAAGAACCGGACTCTTCCCTGCCGGTGTTGATACGGAAACAGCTTCCACCGACCTTTCGTAAACATTGCTTAATACCATGGTAGGAGCCATCTTTCCGCTTGCCTCTTTGGACGCGAAATCAATACCGCCGTTGTCACCGTTAGCATACTCACCGAAATAATCGGTTGTCATAAGGAAGGAAAACTTTGTCTGTCCTTTTTTCGCATAGGCATTTTTTACCCAATCGGTCACATCCAGTTCCAGTATATTCTCATGGGCATCTCGGATATTGGCATACACGATTTTTTTATCTTTGATCACCAGGTTCTTAAAAGAAACATTGGGAGAGGAATTCCACGTCACTGTTCCTTCATTCCAAATGTCATCCACCTCATAAACCTTGAGATAAAAATGATTGTTAATGGTTTTATAATCCGCCTCCGAAACGGGTCTTGTCATCTGCAGCTTTATGGTAATGCTGGAGGCGGATCTCAGCATCTGCTCTTCATCACATAAATCAAAGCCGATCAGCCCATTTCTTGTGTAGGAAGGCGAGTTATTGGCTGTTTTGACCTTAATAACATTGGGATCGGAGCTTCCGTAAGCTTTGTTTCCGTCGTTTTGCTGGGTATAGGCATCCTTGGAAGTCACCTTTTCCTTTACGCTTGTTCCATCTCCCAGTTCACCGATGACCGTTATCTTTGCCCTGCATCTTTCCTTCAGGCCCGAAACAGTCCCTTCTACCGTGATCTCACCTTCGTGGGAATACTGTTCCAGGGTAAGCGTTTCCCATGTCACCCCAAGCTCCAGGGTCAAACCGCCTGTAAATTCTGCGGTAACCTTATCAGGGAGTACCGGGTAGATTCCTGCAAACGTCGATACATCAACCGGCTCAAAACCTTCCGGTGCATCTGCCACAATAATAGAAGCCACAACCTGATTGGATAATCCTGGAAGGACTCCGGCAAGTTCGATCACTCCCGCCTGCATGCAGTCTTCCTTTGTCAGTTCATCCCACTTAACCGGATAATCATAGGATTGCCCGTCCAGAATGATCTTTAAGGTTGCCGGCAGTTTCGGTACAACTCCGGGAGTCGTTACAATATGAACCTCCTCCACTTCTTCTGCCAGCTCATCTTCACTGGAATATTCCAGAGCGCCTATATCCACACGTCCGGCAATGGTATTGCCCATAATATCCTCGGTAGGCATGCCTTCGAGTCTCTGACCGGTGCGGATACAGGGAGACCCTTCCGTCAGCTGATACGGCTCTGCAAGCATCTGGATCCTGTCTTTGGTAAAATCAGAATCCATAAGGTCTTCCAGCTCCTCCAAAGGATACTTAAATTTGGAATAATCCTTTCCCGCCTTATAATCGATCAGCATGGGATCCTTAAATACATTTCCTTTGGCTTCCAGGCTCTCCTTATTCAAAACAGAACCAGCACTGGTGTTTGCAATGGTATCCGGGTAAAAACAGTTGTTTTCTATCACACTGTCTTCATGGATGGTGGATCCCTGGGCTAAAACTGCAAAGTCAATGGTTGCTCCATCTTTGGCCAGAACAATATTGTTTTTGAAATCCACAAAACAAGTTCGTTTGCTCATTCCGCCAAACAGTGAGGTTTTTTTATCTTCCCCAAAGACAACGATGGTATTGTTATAAATTTTGCCTACGCCGGGTCCTGCAGATGATGTATTGTCATAATGGAAGGTCTGCTGCTGCATCCTGTTTTCCCCGGGATAAGTGCCTGTACCGTCATTAATGCTTATATTATAGCGGAATATGGTATTTTTCTGGCTCGACATAAACAGCATGACACCGCCGCCGCAGTCATGGCTTAAATTGTATTGGAAGATATTGTCCACATTCATCATATCGGAGTCAAAGGCCTCGCCGTCATCGTACCCGTACCGGTTGCCGTAAACTTCATTATACTGTACGGTGACATCATCAGCAAACATGGTCCAGCACTGGGCGTAGTTTACTGAACCCCGGTCAAAGCCGCAGGAGGAATTTACCATATTTCCCTCGATCAGTCCGCCTTTGGTTTCTGTCAGAACGATGCCGTCGCCTACGACATTTTCCAGATAATTATTACGAATGGTTACATTGGAATAGTTTTTAAGGAATTCGTTTTTCCCCCAGCCGGAACTGGATATATCCGTATTGCATTTATTCCGGATCCCTTCAATAGCCACATTCTTTACATAATTCCCCTCAATGATCACCTCCTCAAAAGCTGCCCGCCCCATGGCTTTGGCGGTCAGATTGCCGCTGTCATCAACGGTGACCCTGTTTCCGTCTTTGTCCAGGTAATGGCCCATAACGATAATGCCGCCGGATGTTTTTCCGCCTTTGAAGTTGGAGTTGACATCGTGTACATAACAATTCTTCACGGTAATGTGTTTGTATATCTTTTTCTGATTGGAAGAATAGATCAGGATCCCGGCACGTTCACTGGTACCGCTGTCCATGGCTTCCCCCATCTTATCCGTATCTTCCAGATTCGTCACTTCCAGGTTATAAATTTCCCAGTACTCTTCGTTGTAAATCGTCACCGCGCCAGTAATGGAAGGCCCGGAGGTACCATTGCCGTTAATCAAAGGGCGGCTGCCTTCTCCATATGTATCAATGATGATGGGCACTCCCTCTCTGCCGCTGCCTTTGGGATTCAGTGCCTGATTCCAGATGCAGTCTGCTTTTAGCAGTATCTTGTCACCGGGTAGAAAGGTTTTGGAATTGACCCTGTCAAAGGTCTTCCACGCAGTCTCTTCTGTTTTTCCGTCTCCACTGTCATTGCCGTTTTTGGCATCCACGTAATACACAGTTCCCTCTTCCTGCAATTCCTGTGTTTTCTGCGCATTGGATGCAGTGGCATAGCTGGCATTGGACCTTGTCGCCTTGTGTTCATCCGAGTCTTCATAGCTGTCCGGCGACATTTCCAGGACATCAGCAAATCCGATCATGTTCACGGGCAAGATGCCGATCATCATCACTGCTGCCATCATGCCGGCCGCTTTTCTTTTGAAAAGCCTGCTGCTTTTAAGCATAAGAAAAGATCCCCCTTACTTTTTTTTTACGCCCATATCCGTTCATTTTAAACCCATAAGCACTTTCTGTAAAACAGCGGAATCATGGCGTTTCGTTATATAAAAAGTATAGCATTTATGGACCGGCGTAAAAATAAATCATCTTAAGGTTTTTGGCAATATCTTCATTTTTCTGTTTTTATTTATTACAGAATTTTACGATTTTTATATTTTCATCATCTTTTCTTATTTAATATTTCTTAGAACGTTATACCATTCATGTCTGAATTAAATGGACGATTATATTATAGCACAAACAAGGTCCAAAGAACCGCAACCGATTCTTTGAACCTTTCTTATACTTCTTCTTTTTCTCATGCTGTAAACGGTACTAACTCATTAACTAAA from Lacrimispora sphenoides JCM 1415 encodes the following:
- a CDS encoding Ig-like domain-containing protein, with protein sequence MLKSSRLFKRKAAGMMAAVMMIGILPVNMIGFADVLEMSPDSYEDSDEHKATRSNASYATASNAQKTQELQEEGTVYYVDAKNGNDSGDGKTEETAWKTFDRVNSKTFLPGDKILLKADCIWNQALNPKGSGREGVPIIIDTYGEGSRPLINGNGTSGPSITGAVTIYNEEYWEIYNLEVTNLEDTDKMGEAMDSGTSERAGILIYSSNQKKIYKHITVKNCYVHDVNSNFKGGKTSGGIIVMGHYLDKDGNRVTVDDSGNLTAKAMGRAAFEEVIIEGNYVKNVAIEGIRNKCNTDISSSGWGKNEFLKNYSNVTIRNNYLENVVGDGIVLTETKGGLIEGNMVNSSCGFDRGSVNYAQCWTMFADDVTVQYNEVYGNRYGYDDGEAFDSDMMNVDNIFQYNLSHDCGGGVMLFMSSQKNTIFRYNISINDGTGTYPGENRMQQQTFHYDNTSSAGPGVGKIYNNTIVVFGEDKKTSLFGGMSKRTCFVDFKNNIVLAKDGATIDFAVLAQGSTIHEDSVIENNCFYPDTIANTSAGSVLNKESLEAKGNVFKDPMLIDYKAGKDYSKFKYPLEELEDLMDSDFTKDRIQMLAEPYQLTEGSPCIRTGQRLEGMPTEDIMGNTIAGRVDIGALEYSSEDELAEEVEEVHIVTTPGVVPKLPATLKIILDGQSYDYPVKWDELTKEDCMQAGVIELAGVLPGLSNQVVASIIVADAPEGFEPVDVSTFAGIYPVLPDKVTAEFTGGLTLELGVTWETLTLEQYSHEGEITVEGTVSGLKERCRAKITVIGELGDGTSVKEKVTSKDAYTQQNDGNKAYGSSDPNVIKVKTANNSPSYTRNGLIGFDLCDEEQMLRSASSITIKLQMTRPVSEADYKTINNHFYLKVYEVDDIWNEGTVTWNSSPNVSFKNLVIKDKKIVYANIRDAHENILELDVTDWVKNAYAKKGQTKFSFLMTTDYFGEYANGDNGGIDFASKEASGKMAPTMVLSNVYERSVEAVSVSTPAGKSPVLPETVSVSYSSGEQKNVTVEWNSIDSANYQSEGSFVVYGKANGVKLPIRCTVYVMEAMHKVVSVRDIAPIIQLVGTPWEELGLPGTAAALLDNGQEAEVPIAYWFPDHAYDPEKVFSYTCIGYLDLTGHETIENPNQKFAAVTVNIIEPEDKNALLVLYTEAADLVNQGALDKLTDGAKNRFIKAFNQAASVLINTKATESEVHKAYVNLMEAIWYLESEENLKPDTSALRDLVLIAESKNKKDYTEESYGVLKDALSEAKSVLKDKTLTKGDQDRVDQAYDNLKEALEGLEFSGNSGTENRIITGINIITLPNQIIYKTGERISHFGLKVAAVYSDGSLKAINGYEISDVSTSVPGVKDVIITYRTAVNNAIKVFTDVFQITVIKETSQGSGSGSSGGGTSSQRTGAGISGQWQKVNETAWRFLKADKTYASNEWAKINGTWYRFDKDGMMQTGWIVDQGIWYKLSQNGSMESGWVKEESDGYWYYLDESGAMGTGWILINGIWYYFNPATQGETGWHKTEDGKWGHQTGERGSRPMGALSTNTTTADGYRVDDNGAWVQ